DNA from Bacteroides zoogleoformans:
GTCGAACTCTTTGTCAAAGTCCTTTTAAATGTCTGTCCACAACGTGCGAATGTCTGTTTGCACATTGCGGACGTTTGTTCGTAGTGCGCGGATTTCTGTTCGCACGTTGCGAGCAGAGTTCTCTTCAAGAAGAGAACAACTGTACTCTATGCTATGTGCAAGTTTTCTCTATGTTTTTTGCAAGTTCTATGTAGATACGAAGTCCCCCAAAAAACACTCATAACATTCTCAACTATGCTTTTACATCACCTGACAATGTCTTACATTGAAGAAAAGGAAGGCTTGTCAGACTTTGTCAGGTGGAAAATTTGCTGATTCTTTTTCTTTTTCAGATTTTTGTTCTCATCATTTAATGTAAAATCTGAAATTATGAAAAAGAAATTTTTGTTCATGGGCTTGTTCTTAGCCGTAATGGGGGCAACCGCTTTCTGTTTTAATTCAAAAAGTGAAGGATTTGAAGGTTTAATGTTAGAAAACATAGAAGCTTTAGCTGCCGGTGAAGGGTCATCACTTGTTCATTGTATCGGAACAGGTTCTGTGGATTGCCCTAAGTTTCAGGTTAAAGTGTACTATGTAATAGCCTATGGCAATTAAACTTTCAGTAGGTATTTTTCTTTTGTCTTTTTTATTGGCGGCATGCACAACTGCTCCACCCGGCAAAGGAGTTCCTTATGACGCTTTCCCCGAAACGCGGAGTCTCATGGGGCGGGTGTTGCCGTTGGATACGGCTGTCTTCCGCTATCCTTTCCGCATCAGGGTGCAGGGCGACAAAGCCGTGGTATTGGATTTGCATGGCACCGATCACCTCTTTCATGTTTTCAGCTATCCGCAGGGGCATTACCTCTCTTCTTTCGGTAAGCGAGGAGAGGCTCCGCATGAAATGATTTCTGCCGAAAACGTCCGTTGGAAAGAAGATGCTTTGTGGGTGCTCGACGCCGATAAGTCGGAAATCACCCGGTTGGGTCTGTCCGGCGATTCATTGCTTCGCAGGGAAACGGTATCCTTGGATAAAAACATACTTCGGGCGTTGGATTTTGCCGTGATAGACGATACCGCATTTCTCATCCCCGACTATTCGGGTGATGCCCGCTTCTGCCAAGTAAGTCTGCAAGGCCGTCTGCTGGGGAAGTTCGGAAGCATTCCGTCCGCCGACGAGGAAGCCCTGCGCAATGCCCGTCCTGCATTGGCGCAGGCTTGGCGCAGCTTCATCGACTACAATCCGCGCAACGGGGTGTTGGCTGCCGTCACACAGCTGGGCGAGGTCGTCGAGGTTTATAATCTGAGGGATAGTACGCACGTGGTGCGCATCGGCCCACACGGTGAGCCGGAGTTCCTTGTCTCAGAAGGCTATGGTTTGCCCATGGGTATCATGGGCTTTAGCGATGTGCAGGTCACTGACAGTGCCATCTATGCCGTTTTCCATGGTCGCCCCTTCAAAGAGATTGCGGCGAGTGTGCGTAAAGGAACAAAACTTCCTGACGGCGGGCAGTATATCTATGTATTCAGCTTAGATGGCGAACCTTTGTGTAAGTATGTATTAGACCATGCCGTCTATGGCATATCGGTGGATGAAGAGAAAGGCATCATCATCGCTACGGATGTCAATCGGGATGACCCGATCATAGAGTATAGAATAAAAGATTTGTGTGAATATAAATAAAAGGAATGGGTGACAAAGCGTTGTTTGAGGAACATTCGGTTTCCCCCATTCCATTAACCCGCTAAAGAAAGGAGGTCGTGGCAAAGGTAGCAGATAAATCGTGAATACGCAATACGCATGCGTTTTCCGTTGAAAGGATAGATACGGAAAGAAATGAAAACTGATTATTAAACTCAAAAAAAATTAAACATGAGTAAGAAAATTTTTGCAATTTTGATAGTTGCCGTAGTTGCAGTATTTGCAGGCTACAATGTTTATCAGTCACAAAAAGGAGAAATGATGTCTGATTTGATGTTGGCTAATGTGGAAGCGTTGGCAAGATATGAGTTACCTGAAGTTGTAGTGGAATGTGACGTTTCTCCAGGAAGATGCTGGATGAAAGGGGATTTGTGTATGCAAGGAGAATATACTGGATATCGATGTGTTCGTACTGAACATACGTGGCTTTATTGTACCTCTCCTTGTATGTAGTATTTAAATTGTAATTTTAGCCAACTAAAAAGGAGAAATTTCTACAGTTGTGTTGAGTGAAAAATAACTTGAACTTAGTGTGATTGTGAAAAGAAACTTTTTAGTTGGTTTTTTAATATGAAATGATAAATGAAACATTTTTATTTATTTATATTTCCATTTTTACTTTTCTCTTGTATGTCCAAAGAGAAAAAAATAGAAGATATTGATGTGATTTCTTGGGAGAGTGCATTGAAGAACGATACTTCTTTTTTAGAAAGTATAGATATTATTCCTTTGGAAACAGATAGTGATATTCTTGTGAAAACGCCCTCTTTATTTCAGTATATAAAAGCGATAGATGCTTTTTTGCTAATGGATAGCAGATCTGCTCTTTATTTGTTTGATAGGAATGGAAGACATTGTAGCAACTCGGTTTCTTGTATTGGTGAGGGCCCCAAAGAATATGTGATGGCCGTGGATGCTGAATATAATCCATATACCAACTTCATAGAGCTATATAATGCTCATACAAGCTCGATTCATTGTTATGACTTACAATTTCATTGGAAGCAGACTATAAAATTAAAACAAGAAGTAGGGTTTGCGGCTCAAACAATGAGTGTATTAAGAGAAAATGTATATGCATTAGATCCTGTTCGTCTAAATGAGGAGGATTTGTACATGAAGGTTTACGATTTCAGTAATAATGAGGCTGTAATTACAAATGTTCCATATCATAAATCTGGATATATTGCGGAAACTAATATGATGCGGAAAAGCCTTCAGGTAATAGACTCAAATATCTATTATACACCTGATTATATGGATTACCATTTTTATCAATATAACGTGGAAGAGGGAAGGTTCTTTCCTATTTACAGATTAGATTTTGGGAAAGAGAGTGTTTCTAAAAAGAAATTAGATGAATTATATGGAAAAAGTAAGCCAGCCAAAGGAAAAGAGGTGTTAAAAAGCGTATCTATCATGCAAGAGAAAAACGACTATTTGTTGTCTTCTCACTATCCTTTGCCCATAATTCGATTAATAAATGATTCTTATGTATATGTACATTTTATTTGTAATAGAACTCCTCACAATTTAATATATAATCGGAAAACCAAAAAGATATTCGGCTTGACTCCAAATTCTCCGTTAATTATGTATAGATGCTTTAATCTTGTAGATAATGTGCTTTATTCCATTCTATATCCGTATGAGTTGGATCGATATATCAATGAGACTACTAAAAAATATTTGTCTGAAGACGCATTAAAAAGATTAGAAAACATACGAGAGGAAGATAATCCTGTGGTTATAAAATATATACTGAAAAATGAATAGATTTTGGATCTTATTTTTTTTCTCAATTTTATTTTTGTCTTCTTGTACAGGTTCAAGAGATAAAAAGATTGAAGATTTAGTGAAGGATTGGAATGGAAAAGATTTTTTATTTCCAGACAATTGGATGCAATATGTTATTGCGGATTCCATTGAAGAATATGATTTTAATCATGGCCAATATACTGTAATCTCTTATGTTGATTCAAGTGGGTGCATTGATTGTAGGCTGAATTTACCAAAATGGACGGAATTTGCAAACATGCTTGATTCTGTGTCGGGGTATACAATTCCTATATTGTTTATTTTCAACCCTAAAGATAAGGGATATTTGATTAAATTACTTAAACGGGTGCATTTTTCTTATCCTGTTTGTATTGATGAAGAGGACGACTTTAATAAATTGAATCATTTTCCTGATGATATGAATTTCCAGACTTTTTTAATAGATAAAACTCATAAAGTAATAGCTATTGGAAATCCAATTCTTAATCAGGGAGTCAGGGATTTATATGTCAATATCATTCAGAATAAAGGTTTTATTGATAATAATAGTATGAGGAATATGAAAATAGAAACGCAAATAATTGTTGATAAATCAATGATGACTTTTAATACATTTGATTGGCATAAAGAACAAAAAACATTTTTTACTCTGAAAAATATCGGAAACAAACCTTTGTTCATTCAGGATGTTACCACTTCCTGTGGTTGTACCACTGTAACCTATTCCAAAGAGCCGGTGCAGCCGGATAAAGAGATTGTATTGGAGGTGAGCTACAAGGCTGAGCATCCCGAACACTTCAACAAGACCATCACGGTGTATTGCAATGCCGAAACCTCGCCGTTGGTTTTGCAGATTAACGGGGATGCTAAATGAAAAAATAATACAAGATTTGTGTGAATATAAATAAAAGGAATGGGTGACAAAGCGTTGTTTGAGGAACATTCGGTTTCACCCATTCCATAACCCGCTAAAGAAAGGAGGTCACGGCAAAGGTAGCAGATAAATCGTGAATACGCAATATGCTTGCGTTTTCCGTTGAAAGGATAGATACGGAAAGAAATGAAAAACAGATTATTAAACTCATAAAAGTTCCTATGTTTAAAATCGGAAGTGACGGATAACATAATATAGCCCTAAAAAAGCTATACCATTATAGTTAACTTTGTAAGTGATAACAACAATATTAACTCATAACGATATAGCTTATGAAACGTGTACAAAGTAACACATTAGATTTCAGTGGTCAAAATATTTATGTAGGAATTGATGTCCACCTGAAGAGTTGGTCGGTTGCAATTTTATCAGAGCATAGTGTTCTGAATCGATTCAGCCAAATTCCGGAACCGGAAGCATTGCACAAGTATCTTGTCAGCAATTATCCGGGCGCCAATTACTTCTCTGTGTATGAAGCCGGATTCTGCGGCTTTTGGATACACGAGAAACTGATGGATTTAGGAATAACCAACATCGTGGTCAATCCAGCCGACGTTCCGACCATGAGTAAGGAAAAACTTCGTAAGACGGATGCCGTGGATTGTAACAAGCTGGCTCGTGAATTACGTTCCGGTTCGCTGGTAGGAATATACGTTCCCAAGGCGGATGTCCTGGAAATGCGCTCTTTGATAAGGATGAGAAACCTGATTGTAAAAGACAGCACCCGTGCGAAGAACCGCATCAAGTCATTGCTTCGTTTTCATGGAGTGGATATACCCGAAGAGTTTACCCGATGCTCGATAGGATGTTGGTCAAAACGTTTCCTGACTTGGCTTCATTCTCTCGAACTCTCAACAGAGTATGGCAAGAAGACTTTGGAACTGCACTTGGAGCAGTTCGTGCGTTTGCGTAAGATGCTTCTTCAGGAAACACGTGCCATCCGTGAGATATCACGTAACGCACCTTTTGAGAGGCCGATACGTCTTCTGACTTCTGTTCCCGGAATAGGCGTTACTACAGCTGCTACCCTGATGGTTGAACTTGACGGTATAGTCCGTTTCAGGAATGAGGACCATCTGGCTTCCTTCATCGGTCTGGTACCCATGTGCCATTCGAGTGGTGAGAGTAACGGCACAGGAGATATAACGGTACGTCGCCATTTCATGCTCCGCTGCCTGTTGGTGGAAGCTGCATGGATTGCAATCCGTAAGGATCCTGCAATGACTGTAGCCTATACGGAATACCGTAAACGTATGAATCCCCAGAAGTCAATCATAAAGATTGCCAGACGGCTTGTAAACAGAATATATTATGTACTCAAACATGAAAAGGAATATATACCGTGTGTTGTCAAATGATACAGAATCCTATAAGGTAAAACAACTTTCTTTTGAGGAAAATACTATCATTACTTTGCGGCTTTGAAGTCCGCTTAAAAAAGTTTGTAATCCTCATTAATGGTTTGACTGATAAAGGAACTTGCAGCCCCTTGTGTGGTGTCTGCTGTGGAAAGTTTGTTTTACCATAGGATTATGGTTAGGTTTTCTTAGCCATATCAGACGATATCAGTAATACAAAAAGAGAGGCGTGTAACCGCCTCCCAAAGTAGCATTACTGCGTACCGTTAGGATGCTTATTGCTGGTAGGTTGCTCCTCAGCAGAGCCTACTTCCTCTTAACATCCTGACAAAAAGATATGAAACTAAAGTTAATTATTAATGAATTATCCAACTTTGTTTGGATTTTAAATGGAAAGAGAATAATGAAAAAGAAAACTTTTGCAATCTTGATAGTTGCAGTAGTTGCAACATTTGCAGGCTACAATGCTTATCAGTCGCAGAGAGCGGAAACGATGTCTGACTTATTGCTGGCTAATGTGGAAGCACTGGCCTCAAGAGAAGGTGGAACCCATTCATGTGAAGAAGTATGTCACTATTGCTCTGGCTGGAGGTGTACAAGAATTTATGGAGGAGTTACCTCCGTTTGTGAGCCATATAGAAAGAATTAAAATAGAACGAATGATGAGGGTGTGTCATAATGCCAAAATATAAGAATTTACCCCTGCTACAGCTATCTGTGGCAGGGGGAGTTTTTTCAAAAAGGGCATTTTGACACACCCTCATCTAAAAAAGCAAAAGAATGAAAAAGCAAGTCGTATTTTTGTTATTGGGTGCTTGTATGCTATTTTCTTGTTCGCAGAAAGATAGATATATGGATGCCCGTATTTTTGGTTTTAATGATTTTGAGGCTGAAATAGAATTGAAAGGAAATTTGTTGGAATTTGATGACTTGGTCATGAATCCGAGCGAATTGCAAGTTTATGACTCCATATTGGTTACATTGGAATATGGAGGAGAGAAGTTATGCAATGTGTATAATCTGAATACAAGAAAGAAAATAGGCGAACGTCTGGTAAGGGGACAAGGCCCGGATGAAATGTTGATGCCCTCGTTTATTGACAATGATGGAACATGTGTGCAGATAGTCGATATGGCAACCTCTGTAGTTTATAAATACGACTTGAGGGATTTTATTGAAAATGCAGAACCCCGTCCGACAACCAAGACAAAGTTGGAGGAGAATGTGAACTCCAGCATGCAAATACTTGGCGATAAACTGGTAGGCTATCCGTATTTTAAAGAGCATCAATTGTATGTTTTTGATGGGACGGGAAAAAAAGTTAATGAATTTGCCGGTTTCCCCGTTTCGACCATAGATTATTCTGACATGGAAAGGACGGATGCCTATTATATGGGATTTGCTTCCAATGGAACGGATAGGTTGGCCATTTGTTATTATATGACGGACTTGATTGATATATACAATGCTGCCGGAGTGTTGCAAAAGAGAATACATGGTCCGGAGCATTTCTTCTCTTATTTTAAAGAGGTGCATGATGCAAATGGAATTACTTCCCGGCAAGTGAAGGGAAAGAACCGGGATGCCTATTTTGCACCGGAAAGTGCAGGTGATAAATTATTTGTATTGTATAATGGAGGGTATGTAGATGAAAAGGATCATAGCTCGTTCTGCAAGAGATTGTTTTCTTTCTCGTGGGATGGTGTTCCGCAGACAATTTATATTCTGGATGCCCCTATATTTACTTTCTGTGTGGATAAAAAACGAAATAAAATTTATGGTGTGAGCAATCGGCCTGACAATCATATTGTGGAATATACTTATTGAAATGTCATTTTGATATCACCCGACAAAGTCTGACAATGAAGAAAAAAGAGTGTTTGTCAGACTTTGTCAGGCAGGAAATTTGCCGTTTCTGTATCTTTTTTAGATTTTTGCTTCCATCATTTGATAAATAATACAAGATTTGTGTGAATATAAATAAAAGGAATGGGTGACAAAGCGTTGTTTGAGGAACATTCGGTTTCACCCATTCCATAACCCGCTAAAGAAAGGAGGTCACGGCAAAGGTAGCAGATAAATCGTGAATACGCAATATGCTTGCGTTTTCCGTTGAAAGGATAGATACGGAAAGAAATGAAAAACAGATTATTAAACTCATAAAAAAAGAAACATGAGTAAGAAAATTTTTGCAATTTTGATAGTTGCCGTAGTTGCAGTATTTGCAGGCTACAATGCCTATCAGTCGCAGAGAGCAGAAACGGTGTCTGACTTATTGCTGGCTAATGTGGAAGCACTGGCACGAGACGAAGCTAATAGTAATGGTAATAGCGGCCCAAGTGAATTGTATGATTGTCCTTTCTGGTTTACTGGTGACGGGATACATTGTAAATGCGAAAATACCGCTCCGTGTACAGCTGTCTTATGTAAATAATGAGATGGTAATATGATTTCTTAAGTTTCGTGGTTCTATGTTTGAATTTTTCAGATAAATAAAATCACGAAACTTAATTTGTATAATTAAAAAAAGGAAGAGAAATGTTTCGTAGCTTATGTTTAACGCTTGTTCTATCTATTATTCTTGTTGCTTGCAAAAATAAAGAAAAGGTGAATTTTGTTATTTCTGATGGGATGAAAGAAGTTTGTTCTGTTAATACTTTCTCTAAAACTCTTGATATGGGTGAATATGTAGATTCACTTTCATTTATATCTTTGGAGGACTCGAAAGAGGAAGCATTGCTGAAAGATATAAATAAATGTATAATAAAAAATGGGCGCATCTATGTGTTGGATTTTTTTGGTACAGAATCTGTAAAAGTTTTCGATTTGTCAGGAAGGTTTTTATTTATGGTTGGGAGTAAAGGAGGAGGACCTGGAGAGTTTTTCAGAACCTTTGATTTTGACGTAAATGATCATGGTATTTTTCTTTTGGACATTCGTAATAAAAAGATTATTGAATATAACTTAGATGGTTCTTTTCGAGAAGAATATAGTTATATTGGTAAATTTTCCGGGATAAACTGTTTTGTTGTAACTAATGAATCAACTTTTTTATTAGGAATGGATGGGAGTATCTATACTGAAGCAAAAGTCTTATTAGTTGATAAACAATATAATATAATTCACAAGATATTACCATTCCAAGAAACGGATACCAAGGGGCAGCTTAAAATTGGAAGTTTTAGAAGATGTGGAAATAATATAGTGTATCATTATCCAATATCTGACGAAATTTTTTTATTTGAACAGTCTGGTAAATTGGCAAATAGATATATACTCTCTCTGAATGACACGCCGATTCCTGATGATATTAGAATGGATTATAGGAATGTTGTTTCGGAAAGAAAATTTGGTGGATTTAATTATTTCCATGAGACCCCTTTCTTTAATGGTAGAATGTTTTTAGCAACGATGTTTTATGGCTCTAATAAAGCTTTGTTTTGTCTTGATATAAAAACAGGTAAGTATATGATTAAAAGCTATGAGGGAGTTTTGAATTTTTTTAGTAAGTTGACAATTAGAGACTTTAATTTCCCTGTTTTTATGGATGAAAATCAAATTGTTTGTGTATTGAACCTAATGATTTATGATAACGTGCAAGAAAAAGATGTTATACCTTCCTCTTTCTTAAAAAAAATGAATGAAGGTGGTACAGTATTACTTGTTTATCATTTGAAGAAAAAATAAGATGTGTTGTAGGTGTATATTATTTATATTGAGTTGCATCTTCTTTATGTCTTGCAGAAACAATCCCTTTTCAAAAGAAAAAGAAAGAATATCAGACATAGTGAGTAAAATGCAAGGAAAGTCTATTTCTTTTCCATTGGAGATGTTGAACAATGTTATAATGGATTCTTTATTATCTAAAGAGTTTAAATTGGTTGCCTATATAGATTCTGCAAAATGTATGGAATGTAACTTGGCTTTGGACGAGTGGTCGGTAAAGATTAGAGAAATGAGAAAAGTGAATGAGGAGGTTTCTTTTTTATTCATTATTAATAGTAATAATTATTCAGTAATAAAAAGCTTGTTGAATAAACATCGATTTGATTATCCGGTGTTTATAGATACTACAAATTCTTTTTATAATTTGAATAGTTTGAATAAAGACTCAAAGTTTCAGTTTTTTCTTTTAGATAGAGATAATAAGATAATACTTGTTGGGAATCCGATAAGAAATAATAGTATTTGGATGCTTTATAAGAAAGAATTGGGAAGAGCCAATAATACTCAGCCTGAAATGTCTTTAAGTTCTACTATGCTTGATTTGGGAGAATTTTCTTACAAAGTTCCTCAATTTCGTAGTTTTTTCCTACGAAATATAGGGAAAAAAACACTTGTTATAGATAGTACTTTGACTTCTTGTGATTGCACTACAGTTTCTTATGATGAAGAGACTGTACAACCTGGGCAGAAGTTAGAACTTAAGGTTTGCTATAAAGCTGAACAACGTGGCTATTTTGAAAGAATGATAACAGTATATTGTAATGTAAAAGAATCTCCGATAATATTATACGTTAGCGGGAATGCAAAATAGGAAAAAGCACTTATCTGAAGACGTATTAAAAAGATTGGAAAACATAAGAGAGAAAGATAC
Protein-coding regions in this window:
- a CDS encoding BF3164 family lipoprotein encodes the protein MKKQVVFLLLGACMLFSCSQKDRYMDARIFGFNDFEAEIELKGNLLEFDDLVMNPSELQVYDSILVTLEYGGEKLCNVYNLNTRKKIGERLVRGQGPDEMLMPSFIDNDGTCVQIVDMATSVVYKYDLRDFIENAEPRPTTKTKLEENVNSSMQILGDKLVGYPYFKEHQLYVFDGTGKKVNEFAGFPVSTIDYSDMERTDAYYMGFASNGTDRLAICYYMTDLIDIYNAAGVLQKRIHGPEHFFSYFKEVHDANGITSRQVKGKNRDAYFAPESAGDKLFVLYNGGYVDEKDHSSFCKRLFSFSWDGVPQTIYILDAPIFTFCVDKKRNKIYGVSNRPDNHIVEYTY
- a CDS encoding NVEALA domain-containing protein, producing the protein MSKKIFAILIVAVVAVFAGYNAYQSQRAETVSDLLLANVEALARDEANSNGNSGPSELYDCPFWFTGDGIHCKCENTAPCTAVLCK
- a CDS encoding IS110 family RNA-guided transposase; translated protein: MKRVQSNTLDFSGQNIYVGIDVHLKSWSVAILSEHSVLNRFSQIPEPEALHKYLVSNYPGANYFSVYEAGFCGFWIHEKLMDLGITNIVVNPADVPTMSKEKLRKTDAVDCNKLARELRSGSLVGIYVPKADVLEMRSLIRMRNLIVKDSTRAKNRIKSLLRFHGVDIPEEFTRCSIGCWSKRFLTWLHSLELSTEYGKKTLELHLEQFVRLRKMLLQETRAIREISRNAPFERPIRLLTSVPGIGVTTAATLMVELDGIVRFRNEDHLASFIGLVPMCHSSGESNGTGDITVRRHFMLRCLLVEAAWIAIRKDPAMTVAYTEYRKRMNPQKSIIKIARRLVNRIYYVLKHEKEYIPCVVK
- a CDS encoding 6-bladed beta-propeller, whose translation is MKHFYLFIFPFLLFSCMSKEKKIEDIDVISWESALKNDTSFLESIDIIPLETDSDILVKTPSLFQYIKAIDAFLLMDSRSALYLFDRNGRHCSNSVSCIGEGPKEYVMAVDAEYNPYTNFIELYNAHTSSIHCYDLQFHWKQTIKLKQEVGFAAQTMSVLRENVYALDPVRLNEEDLYMKVYDFSNNEAVITNVPYHKSGYIAETNMMRKSLQVIDSNIYYTPDYMDYHFYQYNVEEGRFFPIYRLDFGKESVSKKKLDELYGKSKPAKGKEVLKSVSIMQEKNDYLLSSHYPLPIIRLINDSYVYVHFICNRTPHNLIYNRKTKKIFGLTPNSPLIMYRCFNLVDNVLYSILYPYELDRYINETTKKYLSEDALKRLENIREEDNPVVIKYILKNE
- a CDS encoding DUF1573 domain-containing protein; this translates as MDSLLSKEFKLVAYIDSAKCMECNLALDEWSVKIREMRKVNEEVSFLFIINSNNYSVIKSLLNKHRFDYPVFIDTTNSFYNLNSLNKDSKFQFFLLDRDNKIILVGNPIRNNSIWMLYKKELGRANNTQPEMSLSSTMLDLGEFSYKVPQFRSFFLRNIGKKTLVIDSTLTSCDCTTVSYDEETVQPGQKLELKVCYKAEQRGYFERMITVYCNVKESPIILYVSGNAK
- a CDS encoding NVEALA domain-containing protein; its protein translation is MSKKIFAILIVAVVAVFAGYNVYQSQKGEMMSDLMLANVEALARYELPEVVVECDVSPGRCWMKGDLCMQGEYTGYRCVRTEHTWLYCTSPCM
- a CDS encoding NVEALA domain-containing protein; protein product: MKKKFLFMGLFLAVMGATAFCFNSKSEGFEGLMLENIEALAAGEGSSLVHCIGTGSVDCPKFQVKVYYVIAYGN
- a CDS encoding BF3164 family lipoprotein codes for the protein MAIKLSVGIFLLSFLLAACTTAPPGKGVPYDAFPETRSLMGRVLPLDTAVFRYPFRIRVQGDKAVVLDLHGTDHLFHVFSYPQGHYLSSFGKRGEAPHEMISAENVRWKEDALWVLDADKSEITRLGLSGDSLLRRETVSLDKNILRALDFAVIDDTAFLIPDYSGDARFCQVSLQGRLLGKFGSIPSADEEALRNARPALAQAWRSFIDYNPRNGVLAAVTQLGEVVEVYNLRDSTHVVRIGPHGEPEFLVSEGYGLPMGIMGFSDVQVTDSAIYAVFHGRPFKEIAASVRKGTKLPDGGQYIYVFSLDGEPLCKYVLDHAVYGISVDEEKGIIIATDVNRDDPIIEYRIKDLCEYK
- a CDS encoding 6-bladed beta-propeller: MFRSLCLTLVLSIILVACKNKEKVNFVISDGMKEVCSVNTFSKTLDMGEYVDSLSFISLEDSKEEALLKDINKCIIKNGRIYVLDFFGTESVKVFDLSGRFLFMVGSKGGGPGEFFRTFDFDVNDHGIFLLDIRNKKIIEYNLDGSFREEYSYIGKFSGINCFVVTNESTFLLGMDGSIYTEAKVLLVDKQYNIIHKILPFQETDTKGQLKIGSFRRCGNNIVYHYPISDEIFLFEQSGKLANRYILSLNDTPIPDDIRMDYRNVVSERKFGGFNYFHETPFFNGRMFLATMFYGSNKALFCLDIKTGKYMIKSYEGVLNFFSKLTIRDFNFPVFMDENQIVCVLNLMIYDNVQEKDVIPSSFLKKMNEGGTVLLVYHLKKK
- a CDS encoding DUF1573 domain-containing protein, with protein sequence MNRFWILFFFSILFLSSCTGSRDKKIEDLVKDWNGKDFLFPDNWMQYVIADSIEEYDFNHGQYTVISYVDSSGCIDCRLNLPKWTEFANMLDSVSGYTIPILFIFNPKDKGYLIKLLKRVHFSYPVCIDEEDDFNKLNHFPDDMNFQTFLIDKTHKVIAIGNPILNQGVRDLYVNIIQNKGFIDNNSMRNMKIETQIIVDKSMMTFNTFDWHKEQKTFFTLKNIGNKPLFIQDVTTSCGCTTVTYSKEPVQPDKEIVLEVSYKAEHPEHFNKTITVYCNAETSPLVLQINGDAK
- a CDS encoding NVEALA domain-containing protein, with the protein product MKKKTFAILIVAVVATFAGYNAYQSQRAETMSDLLLANVEALASREGGTHSCEEVCHYCSGWRCTRIYGGVTSVCEPYRKN